The Antedon mediterranea chromosome 7, ecAntMedi1.1, whole genome shotgun sequence genome has a segment encoding these proteins:
- the LOC140054447 gene encoding uncharacterized protein, with product METQLLEIVTKKNIYGPFARCSIFLISVSLIAATKTEAATIPLEPSPSVTSRIDQLQTVLQSSDTNNLPTQSAPFTSRLTNDDVPTATPALSSVVTTLTSGEDDVMLQIMSSSREDGTEKTMPMITPSEIMSQEEDLLVVLTSTLVGSLLLTTDDLLTSYNGLPIESTAFQSTSLFAFNDQSLSHIKTDSEELTLLTSESIRMASDVSKTLLKDFISTSDNIDVDILTSAGFDSQFSTISMSQSVLEFMQPSSLLPFQLSEMISSEMMSSEIGRTDNYVSEYKSTYSILESSYVEFVSSFEDLLSIGDIRQPSTRSGMTTEGMLFSTIVQTVSSYVDMENSDIVISKDLDDVTSLLQTQPLSSSVTYLAGSSITPVDYSSKEAMSIVPSPVTLSGTTVLEESNMLLSSETFWDTMLGQSAFSSESQTPSFISVYESYSFDGSRVSATQSSPSQFQTPSLTSMDIGQYSEEHSLIQVTTLFDSTEVPSVEPIIICFTTIVTLPSSMATFQFGGTLNTPDITLSEESSTQSRYWYSTDINSTQYNNWPTMEDSLKPSHLEVSSVLQENMETTPYMIWKSITDHSSDTKYLTRSDTQESYQTTFVSTLFEESLVYSTITLEYSSGLEAEDMHMVSSAEVDINTLGVHHVEKRAALVDQSSQIETEQSLLMSSKLEPLTSLDLQSSILTSGVTESFMFSNIETSLDNPTATDMELIVTTTLQPTLFAEPSIVDSSLREILDIIYATSSGTFTETMYLSSFTGTLLPSSSETPSLVLDFSSLLERSDMLSGIYTSPSINLTTQSFSPSLSGALLQTTESNFSNALDISTFISTIYATSLITLSDITMLQTLSSTPPQSDNTFLLTDSVMLSPTFSEFSSSTLLPTISETPPIIFSSIVSERSSTNDVKATATQIDFSNLPLLSTFSETPVIFSSSLSESLGSNNVNVTATQIGFSELLLLSTVSETPPIIFSSSLSESLSSNNVNATATQIGFSDPLLSTPIIESFSVSEVFLVEPTTSELSKYLEETFIVCTTIYPSTVMKSSEYSAFTSEMKVPSSDQSSMTSTVKELMTLEPSTFSISDFSEVITPSPPGASNSLTKSSDMSLLESELIIETVSFTTSNPTGAIFSSETLETSVISTLLVITDIDVMSSTSGLDATFLFSDSSSLMGSVELPSSSATPNMLTTFLLSASPSSSRLPEQSSSSSSVVFPSSSSSAPTSSRSLVTPVGTTKKSYVTLDTSFGTKPAWLQLEFEVPVSVDIKSLDFISEIERRLASAYIQARSEELGSRRRRAVTVEDVTTQQIDISRDDANPELLSVVYYIVEGGERIPASQSAATMQFLSSEALSITLGYPVETHVVVYDESSSNRSIIWIVAVICGVLAFIFLVCCCFCWCCRPRPRDGNFDPETLKFLQFKQKYPYHSYAASKRRQGAMPPTGLDNSHSHVLEDDKSVKTSDYHTDEDDSGRVKENKRHLTVPPRMLPRATTIISRQDDVVSELDSLVSSTEEELRMSSSVSSQVQLHPKLSKNEQMKDPKRAMFSHVSEHQMQSKPKKSQRTIEEAKKQKNGEAEWRQAQAEISAILEPEVVKTQALTTFVAPHKRKKKIKDKKKKQKSSHASSSIDETEIEEDGIYNSLPDVHYARPLASENENTQSLGQTRKRMHALLDEAFSLVNLPPAGRNAVRPLQSTAHHSSMKDLKKPSKSRERRRQRLSSTETHETYTGSETDDSVFKSRHPFVKHQKSAPVGFPPKDEFTQTKTDPGKVVIVPITKLGDDTGGLVWSIYDAEDEVSRLTPTMEPATIPGGLDPSPPVTIRSPTGALLTLPQLSMLPESELTTRNGPPVPLKQFKKTKSPTYDEAETSFQQSYNPRPYRDRLEYRPVSLQGSAAYGLPTKEKRPAIDMLASLEKEKRIGKPVDDSFDELNVTAIIKGADTPQPLMKVIKEELERLAKLRPHTYEEEDML from the exons ATGGAGACACAGCTGTTGGAGATTGTGACAAAAAAGAACATATATGGACCTTTTGCAAGATGTTCCATATTCCTGATCAGTGTATCATTGATTGCAGCAACAAAGACAg aAGCTGCCACTATACCTCTGGAGCCCTCTCCATCTGTCACAAGCAGGATAGACCAACTGCAAACGGTGTTGCAATCTTCTGATACCAACAACCTCCCAACACAATCGGCACCATTCACCAGTAGACTTACAAATGATGATGTTCCCACTGCTACTCCTGCTCTGTCATCAGTGGTGACCACCCTGACATCAGGTGAGGATGATGTGATGTTGCAGATCATGAGTAGTAGTAGAGAAGATGGAACGGAGAAAACTATGCCAATGATCACACCAAGTGAGATTATGTCACAAGAGGAAGACCTACTTGTAGTACTGACATCCACATTAGTTGGTAGTCTACTGCTAACAACTGATGACCTGTTGACATCTTATAATGGATTACCTATAGAAAGCACAGCTTTTCAGTCAACTTCTTTGTTTGCTTTTAATGATCAATCACTCAGTCATATCAAGACAGACAGTGAAGAGCTGACATTGCTAACATCAGAATCCATAAGGATGGCTTCAGATGTTTCTAAGACCcttttaaaagattttatttCAACTTCTGACAATATTGATGTTGATATTTTGACTTCAGCTGGTTTTGATAGTCAATTTTCTACAATCAGTATGTCACAAAGTGTCCTGGAGTTTATGCAACCGTCATCATTATTGCCATTCCAACTATCTGAAATGATTTCATCTGAAATGATGTCATCTGAAATTGGTAGAACTGACAATTATGTATCAGAGTATAAGAGTACTTATAGCATCTTGGAATCAAGTTATGTAGAATTTGTAAGTAGCTTTGAAGATTTACTATCAATTGGTGACATAAGACAACCTTCAACAAGAAGTGGAATGACCACAGAAGGTATGTTATTCAGTACAATTGTGCAGACAGTGTCATCCTATGTGGATATGGAAAACTCTGACATTGTGATATCAAAAGACCTTGATGATGTAACATCTCTGCTTCAAACACAACCACTTTCATCATCAGTCACCTATTTGGCAGGTTCCTCTATCACACCAGTAGACTATTCTTCTAAGGAAGCCATGAGCATTGTCCCAAGTCCAGTCACCTTGTCTGGAACAACAGTTTTAGAAGAATCAAATATGTTACTGTCTTCTGAAACATTCTGGGATACCATGTTAGGACAATCAGCTTTTTCATCAGAATCACAGACACCATCTTTCATTTCAGTGTACGAAAGTTACAGTTTTGATGGAAGTAGAGTTTCAGCGACTCAATCTTCACCATCACAATTCCAAACACCATCATTGACATCAATGGATATTGGCCAATATTCTGAAGAGCATTCTTTAATACAAGTAACAACTTTATTCGATTCAACTGAAGTTCCTTCTGTGGAACCcatcataatttgtttcaccACAATAGTGACATTGCCAAGTTCAATGGCAACATTTCAGTTTGGCGGTACTTTAAACACACCAGATATTACATTATCAGAAGAGAGTTCTACACAGAGTCGCTACTGGTACTCCACAGATATAAATTCCACACAATACAATAACTGGCCAACAATGGAAGACAGCTTAAAACCATCTCATTTGGAAGTTTCATCAGTCTTGCAAGAGAATATGGAAACTACTCCTTACATGATTTGGAAATCAATTACAGACCACTCTTCTGACACAAAGTACTTGACAAGAAGTGATACACAGGAAAGTTACCAGACTACCTTTGTATCTACATTATTTGAAGAGAGTTTGGTTTACAGTACTATTACATTAGAATATTCTTCTGGACTTGAGGCAGAAGACATGCATATGGTGTCTAGTGCAGAAGTTGATATCAATACCTTGGGTGTTCATCATGTAGAAAAGCGAGCAGCTCTTGTCGATCAGTCTTCTCAGATTGAAACTGAACAATCTCTTTTGATGTCAAGTAAATTGGAGCCATTAACTTCATTAGATCTGCAAAGTAGTATATTAACATCTGGTGTTACAGAGTCTTTTATGTTTTCTAATATTGAAACATCTCTTGATAATCCTACAGCAACTGATATGGAACTGATTGTAACCACAACCTTACAACCAACATTGTTTGCAGAACCATCAATAGTGGATAGTAGTCTTCGTGAGATACTAGACATTATTTATGCTACATCTTCTGGAACTTTCACTGAAACAATGTATTTGTCAAGTTTCACTGGAACCCTGTTACCAAGTTCCTCTGAGACTCCATCATTAGTGTTGGATTTTAGCAGTCTTTTAGAACGTTCAGACATGCTTAGCGGCATCTATACCAGCCCATCAATAAACCTTACCACTCAGTCATTCTCTCCATCATTGTCTGGTGCTTTGTTACAGACAACAGAAAGCAATTTCAGCAATGCACTTGACATCAGCACCTTCATAAGTACTATTTATGCCACCAGTCTAATAACCCTTTCAGACATAACAATGCTACAAACATTATCTAGTACACCACCACAAAGTGATAACACCTTTCTTTTAACTGACAGTGTTATGTTATCACCAACATTTTCTGAGTTTTCCAGCTCAACATTGCTACCAACAATCTCTGAGACACCACCAATAATATTTAGTAGCATTGTTTCAGAAAGGTCAAGCACTAATGATGTTAAAGCTACAGCTACTCAAATTGACTTCAGCAATCTACCATTACTATCAACATTCTCTGAGACACCAGTAATATTTAGTAGCAGTCTTTCAGAAAGTTTAGGCTCAAACAATGTCAATGTTACGGCTACTCAAATTGGCTTCAGTGAACTTCTTTTACTGTCAACAGTTTCTGAGACACCACCAATAATATTTAGTAGCAGTCTTTCAGAAAGTTTAAGCTCAAACAATGTCAATGCTACGGCTACACAAATTGGCTTCAGTGATCCTTTACTATCAACACCAATTATTGAAAGTTTTTCTGTAAGTGAAGTCTTTCTTGTGGAACCCACTACATCTGAACTATCTAAATATCTGGAGGAGACATTCATAGTGTGTACAACTATTTATCCATCAACAGTTATGAAATCATCAGAATATTCTGCTTTTACATCTGAAATGAAGGTGCCATCATCCGATCAATCTTCCATGACTTCAACTGTCAAAGAATTGATGACCTTGGAACCATCAACTTTCTCAATCTCTGATTTTTCTGAAGTAATTACACCATCACCTCCTGGAGCTTCAAATTCTTTAACCAAATCCTCTGATATGTCATTACTAGAATCGGAGCTCATTATAGAGACTGTATCATTCACTACTTCTAACCCAACAGGTGCCATCTTCTCGTCAGAAACATTAGAGACATCGGTAATATCTACTCTATTAGTAATTACAGACATTGATGTCATGTCCAGCACCTCTGGATTAGAtgctacatttttattttctgattCATCTTCATTAATGGGTTCTGTGGAGTTGCCAAGTAGTTCAGCAACTCCAAATATGCTGACAACGTTTCTACTGTCTGCCTCACCATCTTCATCAAGATTACCAGAGCAGTCATCCAGTTCATCTTCTGTAGTATTTCCAAGTTCATCCAGCTCAGCTCCTACAAGTAGCAGATCACTAGTGACACCAGTTGGTACAACAAAGAAGAGCTATGTCACATTGGACACATCCTTTGGTACTAAACCAGCATGGCTTCAACTTG AATTTGAAGTCCCAGTTTCTGTTGACATAAAATCACTGGACTTTATATCGGAGATTGAGCGCAGACTTGCCTCAGCATATATTCAGGCTCGAAGCGAAGAATTAGGATCACGGAGACGCAGAGCAGTTACAGTTGAAGACGTCACTACACAG cAAATTGATATCAGTAGGGATGATGCTAATCCTGAGTTATTATCCGTTGTGTATTACATCGTAGAAGGAGGTGAACGCATTCCAGCGTCACAGTCTGCTGCCACCATGCAGTTCCTATCCAGTGAAGCGCTATCAATCACCCTTGGTTACCCCGTCGAAACACATGTGGTTG tgTATGATGAGTCTTCCAGCAATAGGAGTATTATATGGATTGTAGCTGTTATATGTGGTGTTCTAGCGTTCATATTCCTGGTATGTTGTTGCTTTTGCTGGTGTTGTAGGCCTAGACCTCGGGATGGAAACTTTGACCCAGAGACACTGAAATTTCTACAGTTCAAGCAAAAG tatcCATATCATTCGTATGCTGCGAGCAAGAGAAGACAGGGAGCAATGCCGCCAACAGGTCTTGATAATTCACATAGTCACGTCTTGGAGGACGACAAATCGGTAAAAACCTCAGACTACCACACAGATGAAGATGATAGTGGTCGTGTCAAAGAAAACAAGAGACACCTTACAGTCCCACCGAGGATGCTACCGCGAGCAACGACAATAATCTCTCGACAGGATGATGTCGTTTCAGAGTTGGATAGTTTGGTGTCTTCGACCGAAGAGGAACTGAGAATGAGTTCTTCCGTCTCCTCTCAGGTACAGCTACATCCAAAATTGAGCAAGAATGAACAAATGAAAGATCCAAAGAGAGCGATGTTTTCGCACGTGTCGGAACATCAAATGCAAAGCAAACCAAAGAAGTCGCAAAGAACAATTGAAGAAGCAAAGAAGCAGAAAA ATGGAGAGGCTGAATGGAGACAAGCACAGGCTGAGATAAGTGCTATCCTAGAACCAGAAGTTGTTAAAACACAGGCTTTAACTACATTTGTGGCACCTCATAAGCGAAA GAAAAAAATTAAagacaaaaagaaaaaacagaaatCGTCTCATGCATCATCATCAATTGATGAAACTGAAATTGAAGAAGATGGAATTTACAACTCGCTACCAGATGTACATTATGCTAGGCCACTAGCGTCAGAG aaTGAAAACACGCAATCACTCGGCCAGACCAGGAAGCGTATGCACGCACTTCTAGATGAAGCCTTTTCTCTAGTAAACCTTCCACCGGCTGGAAGGAATGCAGTACGCCCTCTACAGTCTACTGCTCATCATTCAAGCATGAAAGACCTTAAG AAACCTTCAAAATCAAGAGAACGAAGACGCCAACGATTGTCATCAACTGAGACACATGAAACGTACACTGGAAGTGAAAC GGATGATTCAGTGTTTAAAAGTCGCCACCCATTTGTAAAACATCAAAAAAGTGCTCCTGTTGGGTTTCCGCCAAAAG ATGAATTCACACAAACTAAGACAGATCCAGGGAAGGTTGTGATAGTGCCCATAACAAAGCTAGGTGATGACACTGGTGGTCTGGTTTGGAGTATCTATGATGCAGAGGATGAAGTGTCACGACTCACACCTACTATGGAACCT GCAACCATACCAGGAGGGCTGGACCCCTCCCCTCCCGTAACAATCAGATCTCCAACAGGCGCTCTACTGACGCTACCACAACTTTCAATGCTCCCAGAATCTGAACTCACAACAAGAAATGGACCGCCGGTTCCattaaaacagtttaaaaagACGAAGTCACCGACATACGACGAGGCAGAGACTTCGTTTCAACAGTCATACAATCCTAGGCCATACAGAGACAGACTAGAATATAGGCCAGTGTCACTCCAAGGTTCAGCGGCATATGGTTTGCCAACTAAAGAGAAACGGCCTGCAATAGACATGCTGGCCTCTCTGGAAAAAGAAAAACGAATCGGTAAACCAGTAGATGACAGTTTTGATGAGTTGAACGTTACCGCAATAATCAAAGGAGCAGATACGCCACAACCACTGATGAAAGTCATCAAAGAAGAGCTGGAACGACTCGCTAAACTGCGCCCTCACACATATGAGGAAGAAGATATGCTTTAG